The following nucleotide sequence is from Firmicutes bacterium ASF500.
TGGATAATGGTGTCGCACAGGTTTCCATAGTCGATCCCCGCCGCCGCCGCCTCCTGGGGCACCAGGCTGGTGGGGGTCATGCCGGGCAGTGTGTTGATCTCCAGGAAGTAGGGCGTGCCGTCGCTGGTGACGATGAAGTCCGCCCTTGCGTAGACCGACAGGCCCAGCGTCTGGAAGACCGTCAGCGCGGCGCGGCCCACCGCCTTCTCCCACTCCGCCGGGATGCGGGCGGGACAGACCTCGCTGGCCGCGCCGGGCTGGTATTTGTTGGCATAATCATAAAATCCGCTCTTGGGGATGATCTCAATGGAGGGCAGAGCCTTGCCGTCCAGCACCGCCACCTGAATCTCCCGGCCCTGGATGTACTGCTCGATGACGGTCCGCCCCCCCAGCTTGGCGCTCTCCTCCAGGGCCTGTTTCAGTTCCGCCTTGTTTTTGGCGATGTACACCCCGATGGAGGAGCCGCTGGAAATGGGCTTCACCACCACAGGCGGCTTGATACGGCCCATCAGCTCCTCAATGCTGTCCTCGGTGACGGCGACCGTCTCCCACTGGGGGGTCTTCACCTTCCCGGCCACCAGCTGCTTAGTCAGGTCCTTATCCATAGCCAGGGCCGAGCCCAGACAGCCCGAGCCGGTGTAGGGCACCCCCAGCAGGTCCAGAGCGGCCTGGATGCGGCCGTCCTCGCCGCATGCGCCGTGGAGGGCCAGATAGACCACGTCGGCCTCGGCGCAGGTCTCGAACACGCCGGGCCCGATGGCGGACTTGCCGTCCCCGCCCCGCCGGGCTTTGACCTCCTCCAGGTTGGGGGCCTCCCGGGCCACCCGCTTGAAGG
It contains:
- the ddl_1 gene encoding D-alanine--D-alanine ligase, whose amino-acid sequence is MRILVLAGGLSPERNVSLSSGAMVCEALRKRGHQVALMDLFFGLDGAASGRALYAAPVPDSFKRVAREAPNLEEVKARRGGDGKSAIGPGVFETCAEADVVYLALHGACGEDGRIQAALDLLGVPYTGSGCLGSALAMDKDLTKQLVAGKVKTPQWETVAVTEDSIEELMGRIKPPVVVKPISSGSSIGVYIAKNKAELKQALEESAKLGGRTVIEQYIQGREIQVAVLDGKALPSIEIIPKSGFYDYANKYQPGAASEVCPARIPAEWEKAVGRAALTVFQTLGLSVYARADFIVTSDGTPYFLEINTLPGMTPTSLVPQEAAAAGIDYGNLCDTIIQKSLEARKEGL